The following proteins are co-located in the Gordonia polyisoprenivorans genome:
- a CDS encoding NUDIX hydrolase → MSAESLHDSAVATLETWTAPSPEQDSLRHTYRAFLDAAEQACLRAHAPGHLTASAIVFDAGADHVLLTLHPRVGKWIQLGGHCEPDDASIADAALREAREESGIDGLALAGLAQLHTHPITCSLGVPTRHLDVRFVAVAPPTSDGGLPPITISDESLDLRWWPVEALPADTEGTDIVSLVALGRRLVSEAPQR, encoded by the coding sequence GTGAGCGCCGAATCCCTGCACGATTCGGCGGTGGCGACTCTCGAGACCTGGACGGCGCCGTCACCGGAACAGGACTCACTGCGCCACACCTATCGCGCCTTCCTCGACGCCGCCGAGCAGGCCTGTCTGCGCGCTCACGCGCCCGGTCACCTGACCGCGTCGGCGATCGTCTTCGACGCCGGCGCCGATCACGTACTGCTGACGCTGCATCCGCGGGTGGGCAAATGGATTCAGCTCGGGGGGCATTGCGAACCCGACGACGCGTCCATCGCCGACGCCGCGCTGCGTGAGGCCCGCGAGGAATCCGGCATCGACGGCCTGGCGTTGGCCGGGCTCGCGCAATTGCACACCCACCCGATCACCTGCTCGCTCGGCGTGCCGACCCGCCACCTCGACGTGCGCTTCGTCGCGGTGGCCCCGCCGACGTCCGACGGCGGCCTACCGCCGATCACCATCAGCGACGAGTCACTCGATCTGCGGTGGTGGCCGGTCGAGGCGTTGCCCGCCGACACCGAGGGCACCGACATCGTGTCCCTCGTCGCCCTCGGACGCCGCCTCGTGAGCGAGGCACCGCAACGCTGA
- the cofD gene encoding 2-phospho-L-lactate transferase yields the protein MKVTVLVGGVGGARFLQGVRELFGPTPFPAPAEGAAIDEAATVPGPHEITAIVNVGDDAWMHGVRICPDLDTCMYTLGGGIDTERGWGRKGETWHAKEELAAYGADPDWFGLGDRDLATHLIRTQMLDAGYRLSDVTAALCKRWQPGVRLLPATDDRHETHVVVSAPGGEDGARVAIHFQEWWVRHRAKIPTFGFAQVGSDDTHAAPGVIEAIAEADVVLLAPSNPVVSIGAVISVPGVRSALRTTGARVVGVSPVIDNRPLRGMADECLSVIGVETTAEAIAAHYGARSGNGILDGWLIADGDEAAVEGISIGAAPLLMTDPVATAHMVRAACALVGVDTPGADR from the coding sequence GTGAAGGTGACCGTTCTCGTCGGTGGCGTCGGTGGCGCCCGATTCCTGCAGGGTGTCCGCGAATTGTTCGGGCCGACCCCGTTTCCCGCGCCCGCCGAGGGCGCGGCGATCGACGAGGCCGCAACCGTCCCGGGCCCCCATGAGATCACGGCGATCGTCAACGTCGGAGACGATGCGTGGATGCACGGTGTGCGGATCTGCCCCGACCTCGACACCTGTATGTACACCCTCGGCGGGGGCATCGACACCGAGCGCGGGTGGGGGCGCAAGGGTGAAACCTGGCACGCCAAGGAGGAACTCGCGGCCTACGGCGCCGATCCGGACTGGTTCGGGCTGGGTGATCGCGATCTCGCCACCCATCTCATCCGTACCCAGATGCTCGACGCGGGTTACCGGCTCTCCGACGTCACCGCCGCGCTGTGCAAGCGCTGGCAGCCCGGTGTGCGGCTGTTACCGGCCACCGACGACCGCCACGAGACCCACGTCGTGGTGTCCGCTCCGGGTGGCGAGGACGGCGCGCGGGTGGCAATCCACTTCCAGGAGTGGTGGGTTCGGCATCGGGCCAAGATCCCGACATTCGGTTTCGCCCAGGTCGGTTCCGACGACACGCACGCCGCGCCGGGGGTGATCGAGGCGATCGCCGAGGCCGACGTCGTCCTGCTCGCGCCCAGCAACCCGGTGGTGAGCATCGGTGCGGTGATCAGCGTGCCGGGCGTGCGCAGCGCGTTGCGCACCACCGGGGCGCGTGTCGTCGGCGTGAGTCCCGTGATCGACAACCGGCCACTGCGCGGTATGGCCGACGAGTGCCTGTCGGTGATCGGCGTCGAGACCACCGCCGAGGCGATCGCCGCACACTACGGTGCGCGCAGCGGCAACGGAATCCTCGACGGGTGGCTCATCGCCGACGGCGACGAGGCGGCGGTCGAGGGCATCTCCATCGGTGCCGCTCCCCTGCTGATGACCGACCCGGTCGCCACCGCGCACATGGTGCGCGCGGCGTGCGCTCTGGTCGGCGTCGACACCCCCGGGGCCGATCGATGA
- the manA gene encoding mannose-6-phosphate isomerase, class I, translated as MKVIEGVVRTYAWGSRTAIASLRGKPVPSPHPEAELWFGAHSAGPACLVEEDGTTIGADLLSVIESDPTAALGAPTVERFSGRLPFLLKVLAADEPLSLQAHPSSEQASEGFARENAQGLAIDARDRNYGDPWHKPELVVALTEFDALAGFRDPAVTVELLRHLQVSELDPFLGMLVGQPDSHGLRALFTTWLTLPEATIQRVTPAVLSAAVRVLESGESAFGDELRTLLELGEMYPNDPGVLGSLLLNRVRLQPGEGLYLPAGNLHAYLDGTGVEIMANSDNVLRGGLTSKHIDVPELLRVLDFTPVDVPDLIPAIRTVGAERIYLTPAPEFRLSRVELDGTGMTQPSSISFDMPGPQILAVLSGTIEVRPAGGAPLAVTAGRAAWLTDADPDVVVRAASARAVFFRALVPTHG; from the coding sequence ATGAAGGTCATCGAGGGAGTCGTCCGCACGTATGCGTGGGGGTCGCGCACCGCGATCGCCTCCCTGCGTGGCAAACCGGTACCGTCACCGCACCCCGAGGCCGAATTGTGGTTCGGCGCGCACAGTGCCGGTCCGGCATGTCTCGTCGAGGAGGACGGGACGACGATCGGCGCAGATCTGCTCTCGGTGATCGAGTCCGATCCGACCGCCGCCCTCGGTGCGCCGACCGTCGAGCGGTTCTCCGGGCGGCTGCCGTTCCTGCTCAAGGTCCTCGCCGCCGACGAGCCGCTGTCACTGCAGGCGCATCCGTCGTCCGAACAGGCCAGTGAGGGCTTCGCGCGGGAGAACGCCCAAGGGCTCGCCATCGACGCGCGTGATCGCAACTACGGCGATCCGTGGCACAAACCGGAGTTGGTGGTCGCGCTCACCGAGTTCGATGCCCTCGCGGGTTTCCGCGACCCGGCCGTCACCGTCGAGTTGCTGCGCCACCTGCAGGTCAGTGAACTCGACCCGTTCCTGGGAATGCTGGTGGGCCAACCGGATTCACACGGTCTGCGCGCCTTGTTCACCACCTGGCTCACGCTGCCGGAGGCCACGATCCAACGCGTGACGCCCGCCGTGCTCTCCGCTGCGGTACGAGTGCTCGAATCAGGTGAGAGCGCATTCGGCGACGAACTGCGCACCCTGCTCGAACTCGGCGAGATGTACCCGAACGATCCCGGGGTGCTCGGTTCGCTCCTGCTCAACCGGGTGCGACTGCAGCCCGGTGAGGGTCTGTACCTGCCGGCCGGCAACCTGCATGCCTACCTCGACGGGACCGGGGTGGAGATCATGGCCAACTCCGACAACGTGCTGCGTGGCGGGCTGACCTCGAAACACATCGACGTGCCCGAACTGCTGCGGGTGCTCGATTTCACGCCGGTCGACGTACCGGACCTGATCCCGGCGATCCGCACGGTGGGCGCCGAACGCATCTATCTCACCCCGGCACCCGAATTCCGGTTGTCCCGTGTGGAACTCGACGGCACCGGGATGACGCAGCCGTCGTCGATCAGTTTCGACATGCCGGGTCCGCAGATCCTCGCGGTGTTGTCGGGGACCATCGAGGTCCGTCCGGCCGGGGGTGCACCGTTGGCGGTCACGGCGGGCCGGGCGGCCTGGCTGACCGACGCCGATCCCGACGTGGTGGTCCGTGCCGCGTCGGCGCGTGCGGTGTTCTTCCGTGCGCTGGTGCCGACCCACGGGTGA
- a CDS encoding WhiB family transcriptional regulator produces MEEQWQDRALCAQTDPEAFFPEKGGSTREAKRICSGCEVKAECLEYALANDERFGIWGGLSERERRRLKRGII; encoded by the coding sequence ATGGAGGAGCAGTGGCAGGACCGGGCGCTGTGCGCCCAAACCGATCCCGAGGCGTTCTTCCCGGAAAAGGGCGGATCGACGCGCGAGGCCAAACGCATCTGCTCCGGATGCGAGGTCAAGGCGGAGTGCCTCGAATACGCGCTCGCCAACGACGAGCGCTTCGGTATCTGGGGCGGCCTCTCCGAGCGGGAGCGCCGTCGCCTCAAGCGCGGCATCATCTGA
- a CDS encoding metallopeptidase family protein yields the protein MRFDGFRPPHAGRTGPARSARRRERRGRGLRTPLLPPSVPAWRSKSDEFDAVAIEAFAEIDARWHDELAGLDIAVDEIPRMLPRDPETIQWPDEVTADGAIPLARLIPAGVDVHGQPTRAKIILFRRPLESRARRDTELIELIHEVLVQQVATHLGVDEDTIDRGLD from the coding sequence ATGCGATTCGATGGTTTTCGGCCACCGCACGCCGGTCGCACCGGACCCGCGCGCTCCGCCCGGCGTCGCGAGCGTCGCGGGCGTGGACTGCGGACACCATTACTGCCGCCGAGCGTGCCTGCATGGCGGAGCAAATCGGACGAATTCGACGCGGTGGCCATCGAGGCCTTCGCCGAGATCGATGCGCGGTGGCACGACGAACTCGCCGGACTCGACATCGCCGTCGACGAGATCCCCCGCATGCTGCCGCGGGATCCGGAGACCATCCAATGGCCCGACGAGGTGACCGCCGACGGCGCGATCCCGCTCGCGCGACTGATCCCGGCGGGCGTCGACGTCCACGGACAGCCGACCCGCGCGAAGATCATCTTGTTCCGCAGACCGCTGGAGAGCCGTGCGCGTCGCGACACCGAACTGATCGAGCTGATCCACGAGGTGCTCGTGCAGCAGGTCGCCACCCACCTCGGCGTCGACGAGGACACGATCGACCGAGGACTCGACTGA
- a CDS encoding DUF3499 domain-containing protein, with protein MKLPRQCCRPGCTRSAVATLTFVYAESTAVIGPLASSAEPHSWDLCDEHARRITVPRGWEMLRSERGFSAPLAEDYELTALAEAVREASSGGRAGRVAADMSHPDPIDAFDDMRPGRHRAPNRDVHPADPGPRGGATKPRPGRRGHLRVLPDPVD; from the coding sequence GTGAAGCTTCCCCGCCAGTGCTGCAGGCCCGGCTGCACCCGTTCCGCGGTGGCTACCCTGACCTTTGTCTACGCGGAGTCGACGGCCGTGATCGGACCGCTCGCCAGCTCGGCCGAACCGCATTCCTGGGATCTGTGCGACGAGCATGCGCGCCGGATCACCGTGCCCCGTGGCTGGGAGATGCTGCGCAGCGAGCGGGGGTTCTCGGCGCCGTTGGCCGAGGACTACGAGCTGACCGCCCTTGCCGAGGCCGTGCGCGAGGCCAGTTCCGGTGGACGTGCCGGACGGGTCGCCGCAGACATGTCGCATCCCGATCCGATCGATGCCTTCGACGACATGCGTCCGGGTCGCCACCGGGCGCCCAACCGTGACGTGCATCCCGCCGATCCCGGTCCCCGCGGCGGTGCCACCAAGCCGCGCCCGGGCCGCCGCGGCCATCTCCGGGTCCTGCCCGACCCGGTCGACTGA
- a CDS encoding coenzyme F420-0:L-glutamate ligase — translation MTAGDTSPITDHRAPGIIEVRPVTGLPEFDTTTDLTSEILRAAPWLASGDVVVVTSKVFSKTEGRMVAAPTDPDERDALRRRLVVQESVRVLARRNRTLITENRLGLVQAASGIDGSNVPVDALALLPENPDRSAAELRASLAAAAGIEVAVIVTDTMGRAWRTGQIDVAIGAAGIAVTHPYEGGVDSHGNPLVVTDIAVADEIAAAADLVKGKLAGVPVAVVRGLQPTDDGSRAADLIRPTDEDLFHLGTAEAIEQGRREALLTRRSVRAFADAPVDPEAITAACADALTAPAPHHTHPVRFVWVRDAARRTRLLDAMGEAWRADLGSDEKTAESIEKRVARGRILYDAPELVIPFLIPDGAHTYPDDRRNAAEHTMFTVAAGGAVTALLVALSVRGLGSCWVGSTIFAAPVVTSHLEVPADWEPLGAIAIGHPAQESGLRASAPTDDWLILR, via the coding sequence ATGACCGCCGGCGACACCTCCCCGATCACCGATCACCGCGCCCCGGGCATCATCGAGGTGCGCCCGGTGACCGGGTTGCCGGAATTCGACACGACCACCGACCTCACCAGCGAAATCCTCAGGGCCGCACCGTGGTTGGCATCAGGTGACGTAGTGGTGGTGACCAGCAAGGTCTTCTCCAAGACCGAGGGGCGCATGGTGGCCGCCCCCACCGACCCCGACGAACGCGACGCCCTGCGCCGACGGCTCGTCGTGCAGGAATCGGTGCGGGTACTCGCGCGCCGCAACCGCACACTGATCACCGAGAACCGGCTCGGCCTCGTGCAGGCCGCCTCCGGTATCGACGGGTCGAATGTTCCCGTCGACGCGCTCGCGCTGCTGCCGGAGAACCCCGACCGCAGCGCCGCCGAACTGCGCGCGTCCCTCGCCGCGGCCGCCGGCATCGAGGTGGCGGTGATCGTCACCGACACCATGGGACGCGCATGGCGGACCGGACAGATCGACGTGGCGATCGGCGCGGCGGGGATCGCGGTCACCCATCCCTACGAGGGCGGCGTCGACAGCCACGGAAATCCGTTGGTGGTCACCGACATCGCCGTAGCCGACGAGATCGCGGCCGCGGCCGACCTGGTCAAGGGCAAGCTCGCGGGCGTGCCGGTGGCCGTGGTGCGCGGGTTGCAGCCCACCGACGACGGGTCACGGGCGGCCGATCTGATCCGGCCCACCGACGAGGACCTGTTCCACCTCGGCACCGCCGAGGCGATCGAGCAGGGCCGCCGGGAGGCGCTGCTGACGCGGCGATCGGTGCGCGCCTTCGCCGACGCCCCGGTCGACCCGGAGGCAATCACCGCGGCATGCGCCGACGCACTCACCGCACCCGCTCCGCACCACACCCACCCGGTGCGATTCGTGTGGGTCCGCGACGCCGCACGCCGGACACGACTCCTCGATGCCATGGGCGAGGCGTGGCGCGCAGATCTCGGCTCCGACGAGAAGACCGCCGAGTCGATCGAAAAACGCGTCGCGCGGGGGCGAATCCTCTACGACGCCCCGGAATTGGTGATCCCGTTCCTGATCCCCGACGGCGCCCACACCTATCCCGACGATCGTCGCAATGCCGCCGAGCACACCATGTTCACCGTTGCCGCCGGTGGCGCCGTCACGGCCCTGCTCGTGGCCCTCTCGGTCCGCGGACTGGGCTCCTGCTGGGTCGGGTCGACCATCTTCGCCGCACCCGTGGTGACCTCCCACCTCGAGGTCCCCGCCGACTGGGAACCGTTGGGCGCCATCGCCATCGGCCACCCGGCGCAGGAGTCCGGGCTGCGTGCGAGTGCGCCCACCGACGACTGGCTGATCCTGCGGTGA